From Larus michahellis chromosome 5, bLarMic1.1, whole genome shotgun sequence, the proteins below share one genomic window:
- the DAPP1 gene encoding dual adapter for phosphotyrosine and 3-phosphotyrosine and 3-phosphoinositide, producing MTQRREPRPAAPLDEELEALGWYHDNLTRHAAEALLLSNGQDGSYLLRKSNEREDLYSLSVRGKDSVKHFHIEHTGTSFKFGFNEFSSLKELVMHFANQPLIGSETGTLIVLKHPYPRKVEEPSIYESVRVHTAMQTGRTESDLVPNAPSLGTKEGYLIKQGKIVKNWKTRWFTLHRNELKYFKDQTATEPIRALDLTECSAVQFDYSQERVNCFCLVFPLRTYYLCAKTGIEADEWIKILRWKLSQIRKQLEQHNATLSS from the exons ATGACCCAGCGCCGGGAGCCGCGTCCCGCCGCGCCGCTGGACGAGGAGCTGGAGGCGCTCGG GTGGTATCATGATAATCTCACCCGACATGCAGCAGAAGCGCTGCTGCTTTCCAATGGGCAGGATGGAAGCTATCTCTTGAGGAAGAGTAATGAAAGGGAAGATTTATACTCCCTCTCTGTAAG gggaaaagaTTCTGTGAAACACTTCCACATTGAACATACAGGAACTTCATTCAAATTTGGATTTAATGAATTTTCTAGCTTGAAAGAACTAGTCATGCATTTTGCAAATCAGCCTTTAATTGGAAGTGAAACAG gAACCTTAATTGTATTGAAGCATCCCTACCCACGGAAAGTGGAAGAACCTTCCATTTATGAGTCTGTCCGAGTTCACACAGCGATGCAGACGGGAAGGACAGAAAGTGATCTTGTTCCAAATGCTCCTTCA CTTGGTACAAAGGAAGGATATTTGATAAAACAAGGCAAAATAGTCAAG AATTGGAAGACAAGGTGGTTTACACTGCATAGGAATGAACTTAAGTATTTCAAAGATCAGACA GCCACAGAACCGATCCGGGCACTTGACTTGACTGAATGCTCAGCTGTGCAATTTGACTATTCCCAGGAAAGAGTCAATTGTTTCTG TTTAGTATTCCCACTAAGGACGTACTATCTGTGCGCAAAAACCGGAATAGAAGCTGACGAGTGGATTAAAATACTGCGATGGAAACTG TCACAAATACggaagcagctggagcagcatAACGCCACCCTCAGTTCCTAA